A genomic stretch from Pieris brassicae chromosome 9, ilPieBrab1.1, whole genome shotgun sequence includes:
- the LOC123714168 gene encoding CCAAT/enhancer-binding protein translates to MESPQMYDAAGAPPPPPQPDLKKTNDDKRTNYQTPDLDPRHLDSDLNEQEISLDLQHLIEDQFRGEETMALFQEILPGGRSPQQRPFARTTLAYMPQPVHSGASYAAPVQPNSHEQAPPIKEEPPEPHDFRRSVTCAQYTGQYNPQPPVGVSGPYGGGFTPLPPLGAPLLPPLLKHKPPPPRRSSGKGLDKGTDEYRRRRERNNIAVRKSREKAKVRSREVEEKVKTLLREKDALLKRLEAVTGELSLHKQMYVHLINLNHPEITELCRSMLQLGAPHAPDHTL, encoded by the coding sequence ATGGAATCACCGCAAATGTACGACGCGGCCGGCGCACCGCCGCCGCCGCCACAACCAGACCTTAAGAAGACTAACGACGACAAACGTACCAACTACCAAACACCAGACTTAGACCCCCGGCACCTAGACTCCGATCTCAATGAACAGGAAATCAGTTTGGACCTACAACACCTCATCGAGGACCAGTTCCGCGGTGAGGAAACGATGGCCCTCTTCCAGGAAATACTTCCGGGAGGACGATCACCCCAACAGAGGCCCTTCGCACGCACTACCTTAGCATATATGCCGCAGCCGGTGCATTCCGGTGCGTCATACGCTGCCCCAGTTCAACCTAATTCACACGAACAAGCACCGCCAATTAAGGAGGAGCCCCCGGAACCACACGATTTCAGAAGATCTGTTACTTGTGCCCAGTACACTGGACAGTACAATCCTCAACCGCCAGTTGGTGTAAGTGGGCCGTATGGGGGTGGATTTACTCCATTACCACCACTAGGAGCTCCGCTTCTACCACCTTTGTTAAAGCACAAACCGCCACCCCCAAGACGCTCGTCTGGAAAAGGGTTAGATAAAGGTACAGATGAGTACAGAAGGCGAAGGGAACGCAATAATATTGCAGTGCGAAAATCACGTGAAAAGGCTAAAGTGCGTTCTAGAGAGGTGGAAGAAAAAGTTAAAACCTTATTAAGGGAAAAAGATGCTTTGTTAAAGAGGCTAGAAGCCGTCACCGGGGAGTTAAGTTTGCACAAACAAATGTACGTTCATCTGATAAATCTGAATCACCCAGAGATCACGGAACTGTGCAGGTCGATGCTGCAGCTAGGAGCGCCGCATGCGCCGGATCATACGCTCTGA